Proteins from a genomic interval of Ralstonia wenshanensis:
- a CDS encoding DUF2993 domain-containing protein: protein MIAPAFALAALMLRLVFVTLGLTGLLASAVARAAEPPMAGAQRKELTTVRQQWGQRCDPSSGAPNASGPAVARDSGTAPPVVQMRDVDFRITGDIGFRVHQLTAQLVPHKPGQPVDMDDPSQFDIRILGGEVTVPKDSLDALFNRYLLDYSPRSLNALSLTPGDGVLDVSGGLKLRNHFPGVWLPFGMRGTLTLKESRYLVYTPTEARVMGIQTLALLKGMGLELSQLAPLNRDGAKLDGNEMVLDQYTVFPPPRLIGQMKTARVTPDGLVLGFGPAPALCASAPTDAASRIWIQSGDLKMYNVLVSNSRILVTDTSTRGPLRFDLYHYREAAARGTTRMDADGTLRVDLAPAAAVQ, encoded by the coding sequence ATGATCGCCCCCGCCTTCGCTCTCGCCGCCCTGATGTTGCGCCTGGTGTTTGTGACGCTCGGCTTGACCGGTCTTCTTGCCAGCGCCGTCGCCCGCGCCGCCGAGCCACCCATGGCCGGCGCACAGCGCAAGGAGTTGACCACCGTGCGCCAGCAATGGGGGCAACGCTGCGATCCGTCCTCCGGTGCACCCAACGCCAGCGGCCCCGCCGTTGCGCGAGACTCGGGCACGGCACCGCCCGTGGTGCAGATGCGTGATGTGGATTTCCGTATCACCGGCGACATCGGCTTTCGCGTGCACCAACTCACCGCGCAGCTCGTGCCGCACAAGCCGGGGCAGCCCGTCGACATGGACGACCCGAGCCAGTTCGACATCCGTATCCTCGGCGGTGAAGTGACGGTGCCCAAGGATTCGCTCGACGCGCTGTTCAACCGGTATCTGCTCGACTATTCGCCGCGCTCGCTCAATGCGCTGTCGCTCACGCCCGGCGACGGCGTGCTCGACGTGTCGGGTGGGCTCAAGCTGCGCAATCATTTTCCCGGCGTGTGGCTGCCGTTCGGCATGCGCGGCACATTGACGCTCAAGGAATCGCGCTACCTCGTCTATACGCCCACCGAGGCCCGCGTGATGGGCATCCAGACGCTGGCGCTGCTCAAGGGGATGGGGCTGGAGCTGTCGCAACTGGCGCCGCTCAATCGCGACGGCGCCAAGCTGGATGGCAATGAGATGGTGCTGGACCAATACACGGTGTTTCCGCCGCCGCGGCTGATCGGTCAGATGAAAACGGCGCGTGTCACGCCAGACGGGCTGGTGCTCGGCTTCGGCCCCGCGCCGGCCCTGTGCGCGTCTGCGCCAACCGACGCGGCCAGCCGCATCTGGATCCAGTCCGGCGACCTGAAGATGTACAACGTGCTGGTCTCCAACAGCCGCATTCTCGTGACCGATACGTCAACGCGTGGGCCGCTGCGCTTCGACCTGTATCACTACCGCGAGGCCGCTGCGCGCGGCACCACGCGCATGGATGCGGACGGCACGCTGCGCGTCGACCTCGCGCCGGCAGCGGCCGTCCAGTAA
- a CDS encoding surface-adhesin E family protein yields MRTERTTLIYWVAAALAIGSSTAMAADNWVKLAPLADNGGSLYLDKDSIEHNKDGTVRATTRDAYDAPRKLSDGRAYQYDTRTSVYDCKEGRILPVSALIQDSQHGTVLTKTIDGPRWEAVVPRSEGEAILRAVCQK; encoded by the coding sequence ATGCGAACGGAACGAACGACGCTGATCTACTGGGTGGCTGCCGCGCTGGCAATCGGTAGCTCGACCGCTATGGCGGCCGACAACTGGGTCAAGCTTGCCCCGCTGGCCGACAACGGCGGCTCGCTCTATCTGGACAAGGACTCCATCGAGCACAACAAGGATGGCACCGTGCGCGCCACGACGCGCGACGCCTATGACGCGCCGCGCAAGCTCTCGGACGGCAGGGCGTATCAGTACGACACGCGCACGTCCGTCTACGACTGCAAGGAGGGGCGCATCCTGCCGGTCAGCGCGCTGATCCAGGATAGCCAGCACGGTACGGTGCTCACCAAGACCATCGACGGCCCCCGCTGGGAGGCCGTCGTGCCGCGTTCAGAAGGCGAGGCGATCCTGCGCGCCGTTTGCCAGAAATAG
- a CDS encoding c-type cytochrome: MSDAQHDEHEPLIKTPKQLIIAVIAAFAVPILIIILLANYVGLGAREGAGGSGMSEEAVNDRIKPVAQLELKDPNAPHVFKTGEQLYKEVCATCHAAGVAGAPKFGDAASWGPRLPQGLDGLTKVALAGKGGMPARGGTSPDDVSDYEIERAIVYMANSAGGKLQEPAAPAGAGAAPAAASTSEASAPAAAPAPAAAAPAPAAAPAAPAAAAAPQASAGEVGKKVYESTCQMCHAAGVAGAPKFGDKAAWAPRIAQGKAKLYESALHGKGAMPPKGTYAGSDDDVKAAVDYMAAAAK; the protein is encoded by the coding sequence ATGAGCGACGCGCAACACGACGAACACGAGCCTCTGATCAAGACCCCCAAGCAGCTGATCATCGCGGTGATCGCCGCCTTTGCCGTTCCCATTCTCATCATCATCCTGTTGGCCAATTACGTCGGCCTGGGTGCCAGGGAAGGCGCCGGCGGTTCAGGCATGTCGGAAGAGGCGGTCAACGATCGCATCAAGCCCGTTGCACAGCTCGAACTGAAAGACCCGAACGCACCGCACGTTTTCAAGACGGGCGAGCAACTCTACAAGGAAGTCTGTGCGACTTGTCACGCAGCAGGCGTGGCTGGTGCGCCCAAGTTCGGCGACGCGGCAAGCTGGGGTCCGCGCCTGCCGCAGGGCCTGGATGGCCTGACGAAGGTGGCGCTGGCCGGCAAGGGCGGCATGCCCGCACGCGGCGGCACGTCGCCGGATGACGTCAGCGACTACGAAATCGAACGCGCCATCGTCTACATGGCCAACTCCGCTGGCGGCAAGCTGCAGGAACCGGCTGCACCGGCGGGCGCGGGTGCAGCCCCGGCTGCAGCATCGACATCGGAAGCTTCGGCTCCGGCGGCCGCCCCGGCTCCGGCGGCTGCAGCGCCGGCACCTGCTGCAGCGCCGGCCGCACCGGCCGCCGCTGCCGCACCGCAAGCCTCGGCGGGGGAAGTTGGCAAGAAGGTCTACGAGTCGACTTGCCAGATGTGCCACGCCGCCGGAGTGGCTGGCGCGCCCAAGTTTGGCGACAAGGCCGCCTGGGCGCCGCGCATTGCCCAAGGCAAGGCCAAGTTGTATGAATCCGCGCTGCACGGCAAGGGCGCGATGCCGCCCAAGGGCACTTATGCCGGCTCCGATGACGACGTGAAAGCTGCCGTCGACTACATGGCCGCCGCTGCCAAGTAA
- the hisC gene encoding histidinol-phosphate transaminase, with the protein MSRYWSDIVQQLVPYVPGEQPAIARPIKLNTNENPYPPSPRVVAAVSAELGETGENLRRYPDPLSHRLRETVAAQVGLKPEQVFAGNGSDEVLAHVFQALLKHDKPLRFPDISYSFYPTYARLYGVQCEVVPLADDFSIRADDYLGDAGGVLFPNPNAPTGHALPLAEIERIVAANPSSVVVVDEAYVDFGAESAIALIDRYPNLLVVHTTSKSRSLAGMRVGFAFGHTALIEALNRVKDSFNSYPLDRLAQAAAQAAYEDDAYFRATCARVVASRARLTQSLQSLGFEVVPSMANFVFARHPAHDAATLAARLKEQAIFVRHFKLPRIDQHLRITVGTDDECDAFLKALQGLLA; encoded by the coding sequence GTGAGCCGTTACTGGAGCGATATCGTTCAGCAACTTGTGCCCTACGTCCCGGGCGAGCAACCGGCCATCGCGCGGCCCATCAAGCTGAATACCAACGAGAACCCGTACCCGCCATCGCCGCGCGTGGTGGCTGCAGTCTCTGCGGAGCTGGGGGAGACGGGCGAGAACCTGCGCCGCTACCCCGATCCACTGTCGCACCGGTTGCGCGAGACGGTGGCCGCGCAGGTCGGACTCAAGCCTGAGCAGGTCTTTGCGGGCAACGGGTCGGACGAAGTCTTGGCGCACGTCTTCCAGGCGCTGCTCAAACACGACAAGCCGCTGCGCTTTCCCGACATTTCGTACAGCTTCTACCCGACCTACGCGCGGCTGTACGGCGTGCAGTGCGAAGTGGTGCCGCTGGCGGACGACTTCTCCATCCGCGCCGATGACTATCTTGGCGACGCAGGCGGCGTGCTGTTTCCAAACCCGAACGCGCCGACCGGCCACGCGCTGCCGCTGGCGGAGATCGAACGGATCGTCGCTGCGAACCCGTCGTCGGTGGTCGTAGTGGATGAGGCCTATGTCGATTTCGGCGCCGAGTCCGCCATTGCGCTCATCGACCGCTATCCGAATTTGCTGGTGGTGCACACGACGTCGAAGTCGCGCTCGCTGGCCGGCATGCGCGTGGGCTTTGCGTTCGGGCATACGGCGCTCATTGAGGCGCTCAATCGCGTAAAGGACAGCTTCAATTCGTATCCGCTGGATCGCCTCGCGCAGGCGGCCGCCCAAGCGGCTTACGAAGACGATGCGTACTTCCGTGCCACGTGTGCACGCGTGGTGGCGAGCCGCGCGCGGCTCACGCAATCGCTGCAGTCGCTGGGGTTCGAGGTCGTGCCGTCGATGGCGAACTTTGTGTTCGCGCGGCATCCCGCCCACGACGCGGCAACGCTGGCAGCGCGGCTGAAAGAGCAAGCCATCTTCGTGCGCCATTTCAAGCTCCCGCGCATCGACCAGCATCTGCGTATCACGGTCGGCACCGATGATGAATGCGACGCATTCTTAAAGGCGCTGCAAGGTCTGCTGGCGTAA
- a CDS encoding high-potential iron-sulfur protein, translating into MSNRRQFLKSIPIVAAAGAVMSMSDLALAAPMVAETDPQAKALGYVADTTKADKAKFPKHTPDQHCGNCALYQGGAAAQGACPLFAGKDVANKGWCSAWAKKA; encoded by the coding sequence ATGTCCAATCGTCGTCAATTCCTGAAGAGCATCCCCATCGTGGCCGCCGCGGGCGCCGTCATGTCGATGTCGGACCTGGCACTGGCTGCACCGATGGTGGCGGAAACCGACCCGCAAGCCAAAGCGCTGGGCTACGTGGCTGACACCACCAAGGCCGACAAAGCAAAATTCCCGAAGCACACGCCGGATCAGCATTGCGGCAATTGCGCCCTGTACCAAGGCGGTGCGGCTGCGCAAGGCGCCTGCCCGCTGTTCGCCGGCAAGGACGTCGCAAACAAGGGCTGGTGCAGCGCCTGGGCCAAGAAGGCTTGA
- the kdpE gene encoding two-component system response regulator KdpE, which produces MRAMPFKFTPTVLVIDDEPHIRRFVRAALEEEGCEVHEADRVERGLIEAGTRQPDAVILDLGLPDGDGMQLIRELRTWTEVPVLVLSARVDERDKIDALDAGADDYLTKPFGVGELVARLRVLLRRHAKRGEDGGSVIRFGEVEVDLARRLVSRNGQAVHLTPIEYRLLAVLLGRRGTVMTHRELLREVWGPAHSDSSHYLRIYMGHLRHKLERDPARPEHLLTEVGVGYRFTA; this is translated from the coding sequence ATGCGTGCCATGCCGTTCAAATTCACACCCACCGTCCTCGTCATCGACGACGAACCGCACATCCGACGCTTCGTCCGCGCTGCACTGGAGGAGGAAGGCTGCGAAGTCCATGAAGCCGACCGCGTCGAGCGCGGCCTGATCGAAGCGGGCACGCGTCAGCCGGATGCAGTGATCCTCGATCTCGGCCTGCCCGATGGCGATGGCATGCAGTTGATTCGCGAATTGCGCACCTGGACGGAAGTGCCGGTGCTCGTGCTTTCGGCCCGGGTGGATGAGCGCGACAAGATCGACGCGCTCGATGCCGGCGCAGACGATTACCTGACCAAACCCTTTGGCGTGGGCGAGCTGGTTGCGCGCCTGCGCGTGCTGCTGCGGCGGCACGCCAAGCGCGGCGAAGACGGCGGCAGCGTTATCCGCTTCGGCGAGGTGGAAGTCGACCTCGCGCGCCGCCTGGTCAGCCGCAATGGCCAAGCCGTGCATCTCACACCCATCGAATACCGGCTGCTGGCAGTACTGCTCGGCCGCCGTGGCACCGTGATGACGCACCGCGAGCTGCTGCGCGAAGTCTGGGGCCCCGCGCATTCCGACAGCAGCCACTATCTGCGCATCTACATGGGCCACCTGCGCCACAAGCTCGAGCGCGATCCGGCGCGGCCCGAACACCTGCTGACCGAAGTCGGCGTCGGGTACCGCTTCACGGCGTAA
- a CDS encoding Bug family tripartite tricarboxylate transporter substrate binding protein, whose product MTSARTARRRLIASAVLLCAGLPLLAAVPAQAQDYPVKPIRIIVAYPTGGISDNVARALGEKLSAQLGQPVVVENRAGAGGSIGMDALAKAPPDGYTLGFSSVSPLTLNPHFSKLPYDPQKDIAPVANVMYAPMILLGTPAFTGKSFADMLSQSRSKPGSIRWSTSGLGTVGHLALEQIKSQAHVDITLIPYKGGGQQLTDALGGQVEIMSTNVGPTLMQHIASGKLRPLAVGAPHRLDTLPNVPTFTELGYAKANMASTFGVFAPAKTPAPVIARLNAEINKALAAPDLRDRLTQAAVVPAGGTAEQFAAAIRAEYDSNGRIVRAAGIKEQ is encoded by the coding sequence ATGACTTCCGCACGTACTGCCCGCCGCCGCCTGATTGCCTCTGCCGTGCTGCTGTGCGCCGGCCTGCCGCTGCTTGCCGCTGTGCCCGCGCAAGCGCAGGACTATCCGGTCAAGCCGATCCGCATCATCGTCGCGTACCCGACTGGTGGCATTTCGGACAACGTGGCGCGTGCACTGGGCGAAAAGCTGTCGGCGCAACTTGGCCAGCCCGTGGTGGTGGAAAACCGCGCCGGGGCCGGCGGCAGCATCGGCATGGACGCCCTGGCCAAGGCGCCGCCCGATGGCTACACGCTGGGTTTTTCGTCGGTGAGCCCGCTCACGCTGAACCCGCATTTCAGCAAGCTGCCGTATGACCCGCAGAAAGACATCGCACCCGTGGCCAATGTCATGTACGCCCCGATGATCCTGCTGGGCACGCCCGCGTTCACGGGCAAGAGTTTTGCCGACATGCTGAGCCAGTCGCGCAGCAAGCCGGGCTCGATCCGCTGGTCGACATCAGGCCTGGGTACGGTGGGGCATCTCGCGCTGGAGCAGATCAAGTCGCAGGCGCATGTGGATATCACGCTCATCCCGTACAAAGGCGGTGGCCAGCAATTGACGGATGCGCTGGGCGGCCAGGTAGAGATCATGTCGACTAACGTTGGCCCGACGCTGATGCAACACATCGCGAGCGGCAAGCTGCGCCCGCTCGCGGTGGGCGCGCCGCACCGGCTCGATACGCTGCCGAACGTGCCGACCTTCACCGAACTGGGTTACGCCAAGGCCAACATGGCGTCGACCTTTGGCGTGTTCGCGCCGGCCAAAACGCCTGCGCCCGTCATTGCCCGCCTGAACGCGGAGATCAACAAGGCGCTGGCTGCGCCTGATCTGCGTGATCGCCTCACGCAGGCCGCCGTGGTGCCGGCCGGCGGTACGGCCGAGCAGTTTGCCGCGGCCATCCGCGCGGAATACGACAGCAACGGCCGCATCGTCCGCGCCGCAGGCATCAAGGAGCAGTGA